In Rhipicephalus sanguineus isolate Rsan-2018 chromosome 1, BIME_Rsan_1.4, whole genome shotgun sequence, the DNA window tcacaagacaactTCTAGTTagcatccgcagacaaacggattgacagaacgctttcatcggaCCCTCTCGGACATGATCTCAATGTACATCCACCCCGACCACACGAACTGGGATGCAATCCAGCCCTTCGtgacattcgcttacaatacGGCTACGCAACGCACTACCGGCTTTTCTCCATTCTTCCTCGTCCATGGCCGCTCCCCgagtttcgctctggacgtctcgttcctttcggcaTCTGCACCCTCAACAGCTACTTTCTCTGAACAAtttttgtctcgcctcgcacactgccgtcacctggcCCTTGTTAACACCGGCCAAGAAACTCGAAAGTCTCGCTATGACTCGTCTCGCCGTGTTGTGACGGTCGTCGAACAGACACCCCCTGTTAATTACCGCGTGTGCCCTCTTAGCACTCTATCTGATCACCGTTGCCGTGGGACAGAGATAGTGCATGTATCTCGTTTTAAGCCTTATACCCGACGCATTTCGTAATACTCTCAGGCGGCCAGGCGGCCGTTTCCGGCCGCGCGAGGGAATTggtgtgagcgcgaaaagtgaatgactcttcctcctctttacatatcatcatcacttgtgcatcttcgtcatctgtatatatcatcatcaatgtgatttcggctcgagcacggctgaataaagcggttcctcataatacGTATAGTGCATGTATATCCGCGCACGCAGGACAAATGCACTTGTTGGCactcagcgcttgtcctgtgttgtTTCTTATCTTGTTTTATTTCgcgccatttttttatttttattttaactTTGAACGTTTTATCCAGCTTTATTTATGCCCTAGGAAGTGGGCTTCTCCTTGGCAAGACTGTCTTCACGGAAGAGCATCCTTTACAGGTGATAAGGGTACGTTGACTTAGCCGGTAGGTGCCACTTTTGATAACGCCTCTGATAATTAGGGTTTATCAGAATCGAGTAGAGGCGACATTGTTGCTCCTGCGAAATCAGCCTTGTGGCGTTCACCGGTTACTGTACGCTTACTTGTGAGGATAGCGCTTACCGAGGTTTTGCATGCCATAGGATTCTGTGGTTGCTTCTGGAGAACTGGATGATACGTAAAGCTTATTAATTCTGGTTGAGGGATTTTAGGGCGAAAGCTCTACAACGCtatgtctcccaaggtcattcatcgcttCGCAagaccttgagccgccggagcgtAGGAGTtgctggcgtgacgtcacgccacgtgatccgctgcggagaggcCGTCTGTGCGAGCGCTTCAGCGCAAGCCACAGGCTGAATTCAATCATCCAGTATAGCTACACGGCAGCTtgcgaaatctcaagcaaaggcaAAGTTCCTGCCGAAACATTGGAGCAAACGGAGGCCAGATTAGCACGTTTTAAAGAAGCCTACCAAGCACGGAAGCATGCCAAGATCGAAGCGACTGCAACCGCAACCATCGTTCAGCAACACGACCTACAATAAGGAGAAGAAGAATAAGCCTAACTTTAATGTAACACTGTGTGCATAGCCTTcgcaaaaccaagccaaacatacGTTTAGTTTGTGATAACTAGGTTTAgaagagttaaacctcagccatTTTTATTACATGGGTTCGTTTATAGTTTTCTGTGTTGCTTACAGAACATATTAGGAGACGTTGAGGTGGTGTTTTGTAATTATTCAAATGCAGCCACAACGAACGGGACCTCAAGTAACGCCGTGTCTTTGCCTTACTTCCTTGTAATACAGTCTGTTAGCGCTGCTTTCTCTAAACGACCTCTCGAAATCTTAATTTCACATGTATTTACAATCAACTTGGGCTCTGAGCAAAATTTCTGCAAGAGCGCATCTGCGTGACTCCGCATTAGAATTTTGGGTGCTTTGAAGGGCACAGAGCTGAGGTTGTTTGTCAGCGTCATCTGTTTGAGGCCTATACCGTCGATGTCGACAGCAATGTTTAACTTGAGATTACCATTCGAAGTCACATATGTATAAATTGTTTTATTGTGCTGTAGCTGCGACGATATGTGGTGCAGAAAAATAAAAGTCGAACTTCTCTTTGTAGCACTCGTCTAACGAAATGGAGCCCCTAAAAGAATGAGTGTCCCTGTATCTTGGGTACATCCTGTTGCGTCCACAGAACTTATGACGCCATAAAATCCAAGTAGTATGCTTAGGGCGAGAGTTTGCACTGTCCAAGGCCTTTGAGGAATCTGGATCAATGGAGGCGACAGAAGGCTGAGAGCGTCGCACATAGCTTCGGTGGCTTCATTTCTTTTGACAAACACTGTAAACCATTTCACAAGTCTCATTTCTCTTCCGGTAGGAAAAATGATCGACACAGACTTTCATCGAAGTGTAGAGAAGTGGGCTGGCGATTGTAAACGTAGCATACctcaaccaggcccgtagccaggaatttttttcgggggggggggggggggacacttgcttGAAACCTTGACTTTtagagaaaaacacctatttttatgatttattttttgtaaaaacacatacatcaccaaaatttcgggggagggggaggggccctacccccccccccctggctacgggcctgacctcAACGCATTTTTGGTTCCAATACGTAAGTATGCCAGTAATACGTCCCGGTTTTCGccggaaagaagatgacatttaagggttcgtttttcctttttagacacaatattaatgataactaacaggcaataatgccaacgaaagtataggggatgttatttgtagtaattaggatataaatgtgaagaaagtaaagtggatgaaaagataacttgccgccggcagggaccaaacctgcgaccttcgaataacgcgtccgatgctctaccactgacctACGGCGACGGTCGTTCTCCCGTACACTTTATAGGGTATGTGTGTAAGGGTGCtatagcgccgatcgcagccatggcggcgagtgtggaacactctttttctgcctgttagcgtcacgtagacaataatgccaatgcatgttagttctcattaatattgtgtctaacaaggaaaaacgagcccttaaaagtcatcttctttccttcgttcatagcgagggtctcgttctggcagacttgatgccttcaggtagtttgCGAGGGatcattggtcagctgccagctcgtaaaaaccacactcgctgccatggctgcgatcggcgctgactaacactcctataggtttaaatgcacatatataccccataatgtggacggatgaccgccgccgtaactcagtggtagagcatcgaacgcgttattcgaaggtcgaaggttcggtccctgccggcggcaagtcatcttttcgtcctctttactttcttcacatttatatcctaattactacaaataacatcccctatactttcattggcattattgtctgttagttctcattaatacggCTTTCGCCGGGTTTGTTGATGAATGTGAGCTTGTAGGGGCAGGTCTGCCGTATTGACGACAGCTGCCGGTACCTTCTGAGCGGTATCTACGGCCGCGGGAAGGTTACGAGTGGTACGTTCTTGAACGATCTCCTGGTGTGTTGTCACGTAACAATCGCTTTAGACATCCACACTGACGTACCTTAAGTCCCTCGCCGGAGAGCGCACTGCAAGCCTGTATCTGCCAGGGCCGGTCACGGACGGCGGGCAGGTTGAGGCCGTCGGCCAGCTCAGCCGCTGGCGCGCTATGCACCAAATCCTGTTTGTTGGCCAGAACGAGCAACGGCACTCCCAGCAGCTTGTCCTCTGAGAGAAGCTCGGCGAGCTCCACACCGGTCTCTTCGAAGCGCGCCCTGTCCGAGCTGTCGATCACGTACAGCTGCAAGATAAACGCGTCATGTGCGCACATGGAATTGGTGGTTTCAGGAGGAAAAcctggcagtgggctagttggttaaaaatATTCGAACGAACTCTATGCATTCGAGCTTCCTTGAGCGAAACTACGGATGCGTATATGAGTCAAAGCGAAGAAGAGACACGTACGTACAAGGCACTAACGCAAACTATCCATTTTGCTGAGCGAGACGGAAAACAGTGTATCCATCAGCTACATGCAAGAGCAGAGATGCTTTACCACGTCTGTTGACACCATATGACATCATTGACTAAGGCAATCTCTGTTGCGTTCAGTGTTATTGACACATGCGCTGCACGTCAAGCAGCCAAAGTGAAAGAGAAGGGATAGAAGTATACGCTACCAGAACGGCTATCAGTGTGTCAGTGGCAAAGCACCTCTGCGCTTACGGCAGCTCGGCGAGACAGAGGAGTGCATGCATGGACAGGTGTGATGGCAGTGCGTGATGGAAGAGTAGTTACAGAAACTAACCAAAAGGggcatacagaaaaagaaaaatattgacGGGGCCCTGTGTGCGGTTATCTAAGAGGATACATCAGGGGATAGTCTTCTTTAGCTTCTCCTTTACCGCCTCGGTACCGCTTTCGCAGACGAAGTGAGGAGTCACGCGAGCGCCGTTCTTTCTTTAATCACGCGcacgccgcaaagacgaaatgAACGAAATTAACGCGCAGCTCACGCCACGTGGGTATTTTCTGTACGCTTCGCGTCCACGGGTCGTTTAAGGACATCTTCCAATGAGAAGGTTTTCGCCTTAAGAGAGAAGTGGGAGTTAGTTGTGGCCGCTGAGGTCGACTGTCAAGGAAAGCGCAATGGGGATGGAAGGGCTGCCTGGAGGGGGAGAGTATATTTGCACTTCTACAACTCGtgatcacgtgacctgagcagaaacttcacgtgtgacgtcataccaccgccgttaaatttgaatgaaaggcgaggttctgcctggcgttgcataagtatcgctattttgcaAGTCTGGTCCGTGTCACTGGGGGGGTCAGTAACCTACTCAGTGCCCGCTTCGCAGTTATGATTATTCCACCAGCACCACTATGCCAAAGCCAGAGTCGACAGCGCCGTGGCGCTCTACCACTGACGTCATATgcgacgtttctgctcaggtcacgtcaCACCGAGCTGTAGAGGTGCAAACAAACTCTCCCTCCTGGAAGTGTGGAAAGTGTTACTGTGGCGGAGCCGCTGATGAAAACAAGGTATACAACGACAAGTCGCCTCTACGAAAAAGTATAAAAGAAcgacataaaaagagagagaaggaatataaaTGGTGGCGGTGAAAAGAGGGGAGTAGTGAAAGAGCTCAAAAGAAAGATAGTTAAACGGACACGTAAGAAACAGGAACCGCCACCCCACTCGTTCGTGGCTTGAAGGTTCATTTGACCTGCTATTTTAAAAATGGCCTGCTAGCAATTCAAGCAATAATGAAATAGTTGACCAATTAAGAAAATTATTTATTCTTAGGAATGAAAAAATGCTGTCTGTAAGTACACACGACCACCGCTGATATGCAGTTGGCACAATTCTTCTAGAGTGCTCGGTTTTTCTAAATTCTTGGTctaagttagctgggacaccctgcatATTTACTGAAATTTAGATCCACCACTAGAGCGTCTCTCATTAGATTaatttttattttgatgttttaagCACGACGAATCTAATCAAATCACAATCGGTGTAAATGACTCCCGATCGACCCCTGTTTATATTGCTTCACGGACCGTGTGGTAATTGTAATactaataattgttcgggtttaatgtcccaaaaccacgagatgattacgagggacgccgtagtggaggactccggaaatttcgaccacctgggtttttttaatgTGCATGTGGTAATTGTGGCGAATACAAAACATGGTCCCGTAGTGTGCCAAGAGAGGaatgtctgtccgtctgtctcgTCTCGGCCAAAAAGTGAAACCTAATTACACTGCGAAGAAAGCACGCGGCAATATATCAACAAAGAGTCGCACATACCAGCACATCGGTGTTTTCGAAGTAGTTCTGCCAGTAAGGTCGAATCTTGCGTTGGCCGCCGATATCCCAGACGTTGAGTTTAAAGCCTTCAGCTTGCACGCTCTTGATGTTGAAACCCTGCAGCAAAGACAGCAGCAGTGGACGGTACGAGACTATTACAGGATTGCAGACGCGTGCAAAATCGGCTTGCACAAGAAAGTTAAAGAAGGATATTTAATATCGATTGTACATGTATGCATTTATCCCGCGATGTGTTTATTGCGGGATGGTGTTTATTgtatcgcattaaaaaaaaaaaagaaagtaagttACGAGGCACTATATTTCATCTAAACCCAAGATTTTGACGAATGCTGCCGTCCTGCTTGAAGAGATTTATATAAACAACGTAAGGTACTGAGACTGggtctggcaaaaaaaaaaaaaaaaaaaaaaaaaatcacccgaTCGGTACATATTATTAAAATTCTTCAAAACAGACTCCTTGGGCGTTGCTGCCAACGCGATTTCCACGCTGCGCAGGCTTCCTGAAAGTCGGCTGCTGTGACCTCTTTCAGGGAGACTGTGAGAGCCCGTTGGATGGCGGGAGCCCCATCAAAACGCTGACCTTTCAGGCTTATCTTTAGCTTTGGGAACAGAAAAGAAGGCTGCCGGACTCACATCAGGGGTGTATCAGTGCTGCcgtgagagagggagagggggcatGCAAAAGCCCTCCCCTCAATACCTCGTTTCTGCAATGCGTTCTCATCGTTAGAGGGGGttgggaaaaggggaaggggcgCTACAGCGCAATGGAGAACCATGCGCCTATGCATGCATGCCTTGGTAAAAACGCTCGCATTGCATCGAATAGCACCTGTGTCGGAGTGATGTGAGCGATGTCTTCCGATGCCAACTTTTTGAGGATGGTTGTCTTGCCGGCGTTGTCGAGACCCAGCAACAGGATCCGTAGCTCACGGTCGGGCGTCGACTTGAGCTTCCTAAGCAGGGCCAGGAGTCCCTGCGGTTGACTCAGAGTACGTACTCTGGGGATAGGTATACGCTACACGTGCTTGTTAAGTTGATGAAATCATGGCTAATTTACCTTATGAAAGCGTTAGTGCATGAATGTTCCCTCTATAGCTCGTGCATGAATGTTCCCTCTATAGCTCTCTCCTCGTGGAGCTGCGTGTGAAATCCGCAAATATTGAATTACATATGGCACGCCAGCCGCGGAAACGAGCTTTCAGACAGAATGATATGTACGAACAGTTGCCGCCATTCAGCTTCTTTCAACGCACATTACCATTTACTACATTGCATGTATATAACGAAACTTTATCCTACTTCACCACTGCTTACCACAACGTAGCGTATACCGCAACAGAGCGCATTACTGATGACACTGAATCCTTTCGCATAGATGGCACATAGCGTACAAAATATACGCTGCAGCACACGCCCACGTCACACGCCCACTGTCCTATGTATTTCAACCGGACACTGTTTTAAACCGCGAGCACAAAAGGCGTGTTCCCTCTTGCAGTACACTCCTCTGGTTTAACAGCTCGTTGAAAATTTTCTTGAAGCCTGATAATGACGAAGGAAAAATGAGAACTCGTACGGATATGAACATTGTCGTCCATGCATCTTCGGGCGGACAAGTGGATTGATTACAAATATTCAGAAAGTGCTCGGCAAGTGCGCTTGGATATCCGCGGGTATCCAACGCACGACGCCGCTAGTCCATATGCCAGCAGCACGCGATCAATGCGCCTCTCACCATTTCTGAGCGTTGCGCGCCGCTCGTTCCGGAAGGGGCCTTCACCGACGTCCGGGAGGGAGATCGGGGAGGCCAGTGAAGTGATGCGGAaaacagagagaggaagaaagaaaaaaaaaagttgcgcacCCTCAGGACTGTCTGGAACAGGGCATTGGGACACTGCCTTCACAAGTGGTAGCGCGTTCTGCCTTTGATAACCATTTCGCACAGCCTTCACAAGCGGGATACCGACGAGCGCGTTGTCTAGGCAACGTCCAAACACTCTCTGGGCCAAAATGGACACATGGCCACTGGAACCGGAGGAGAGCGACGAAACGGTATAAAGCCGATAACACCGTTTCACTTCTCCTATTGCGTGTAGCTCTTTGATCCATGTCTTTAGCCCAGAGCATAATGCTTCCTTTGTGCGCATTTAACTGTGCGGAACGCTTTTCGGTGGCGCGCGTGTAAGCGCGCTGTCGTGCTGAAACTTGGCGAATGTTGCCGTTGGAAAGTAGTTGCATGCTTGACTGTCATCGCACGCAGTTCTTCGATGATGTGATGTTGACCAAGTACAGGAGAAATGTTCTTGACACTGGCGCTAATTATTGCGTTATTCTAATTTCAGGACCCGGCTGACCTCAGTACACCAGCGTTCTTTAAGCGCTCAGAACTCGGTAAGATAACTTATATAAGTTTTCTCAACTTTAAGAAACTAGAAGTTTCTCAACGTttgctgaacgaaaaaaaaaataaagtaacggTTTCACCTCTAAGATTCCTTAAGAGCGCAAGAGGAACAGCGCACGGCGCAAGAAGAGTGGGACAAAGTAACGAATGTTGTCGGTAAGAGCTATGTCGCTCTGGCGAAACCAGCGCAAGCCTTCTGATTGGTTATTCTTTTAGGTATAGGGGCTGTGACGTATTGTTCACGAATTATTACGTACGAGGAAGCACTTTGCTACTTCAAGGAGAAAGACCTGAGTTCCTACATGGTAAGCTGGCAAAGTGAATCGTTCATGAATGCTGTAGCGTCACATGTCCGAGTTCAACAGAAACCTGTTTTCGTTCGCAGACCACCATCAGGCCTGTGATCCAGCGCAGAGGTATCAAACTGATTTTACATTGCCTTTTCGGTCCGCCGCGCTTGAAGTTGGGGCTAGTGCCGGCTAGAGACTTCACATTCGCCTTGG includes these proteins:
- the LOC119379185 gene encoding ADP-ribosylation factor-like protein 3 gives rise to the protein MFISGLLALLRKLKSTPDRELRILLLGLDNAGKTTILKKLASEDIAHITPTQGFNIKSVQAEGFKLNVWDIGGQRKIRPYWQNYFENTDVLLYVIDSSDRARFEETGVELAELLSEDKLLGVPLLVLANKQDLVHSAPAAELADGLNLPAVRDRPWQIQACSALSGEGLKDGLEWVCKTIKRK